GACCACAAGTTGCCGGGATTTGCTCTAATTCCCATGCGTTTGATTTGTATATAAAGTGGGTATCTACAAGTGCTCCAACAGGACATACAGCGGCACACTCACCACAGCTAGTACAATCAAGCATCTCTTCACCGCTTGTTAAACCGATAAGAGATTTATTAAGCTTGTTCCACATAGCATATGCATCTTTTGGCATACTCTCTTTGTACTCAGCTTCAAGAGCATCACCACCACGAGGTACAGTCTTAAGCGAGTTGTCACCAATCATATCTTTACATACGGTCGTACATCTCTCACATACTATACATAAACCCGGGTTATAGTGTATATGTCCCCAGTCAATATCGCTTCTATCTACATCTTTAACTGCATAGCTCTGAGAATCAACTCCCATCTCTAAAGTATAATTTTGAAGTTCACACTCACCGGATTGATCACACACACCACATTGAAGCGGATGATTTACATCATACACCTCCATAATAGCACGGCGTTCTTTTTCTATGTTTTCAGTTGATGTCGTGATATTCATACCGTCTTTACTTTTGGCATTACAAGCATACACTTGCTTACCGTCAGCCTCAACTAAACATATCCTACATGCAAGAGTCGGACTACATCTTGTTAAATAACAAATTGCAGGTATAAATATATCATTTGCGCGCGCTGCATTTAATATAAATTCACCCTCTGTAGTCTGTACCTCTTGGTTATTTATCGTTATTGTAATATTGCTACTCATTTATAACCTCTAATTTGACTTGTGTGTATCTGTAAGATGCTGATTTTGCATCGACATCAAAAGTTGGATTGTATGCTACTGTACCTTTCATACGTCTGTCCACCTTAAAATGACGAGTAAACTCAACGCCATCTACACTAAACCTTACATTATCTCCCGATTTGATTTTAGCCGCAATCGCAAACTGCTCCGAACCTATTAAATCCGGCTTGTCTTTTAACTGTTTACAGTCTTTTGTGAACACGTTAAAATGACTAAGCGGATTTCTAGAATAAACCACGCTTCCGTTATACTCCGCAAGGTCATCAACCTCTTGAAGTTTTGGTCTTTTTCTATTTTTAACAGGTTCAATTCTATAACCGCGGTGAGCATTACCGACATTGTCATAGTAGTTGTCTAAATCATCAAAGTCAATCTCTTTAAATCCAAGTTTAGATGTATATTCAATAACATTCTCAGCTTTTAGACCTAAAGCATTTGCTATGTCGTTTAACTCGTAACCTTCATAATCAGCTGCTGCATTTAGTACAACCAAGTCTTTGTCTATATTTACAAAAGTACCCTCTTGTTGATTAAGTGCAGGCATATCTAAATCGCCTTCACTCTTAGCACTTAGAGTATAATCGGCTTTTACGTTGTAACCGATGCTAAGCCCTTCTTGTGCTTTATCTAAATCACAAATCATACTTACGCCAAGAGTATTTGTAAGGGTCGGGATAATTAAAACTTTAAATATCTCATTTTTTTGTAAGTATCCTGCAATTGCCGCTATATTAGCCGAACGAGGATGATTTATAACATCTTCTCCTAATACAAGTACCGGTTTTTTTACTCTTGCATATTTTAGTTTTAGTACATCTAATTCTTCTTCAGATATGTTACTTTCACCGCTTAAATAACCTAAATCAAGTGAATCAAAAAATTCTTCTTGGCTAGACTTATCTTCTACTAACATATCTGCAAGCATAGCTAAAGCCGCTTCTTCACTACCGACTTCATTTTTAATGTACTGACTTATTACATTTGCAATCGGCGTCTCTTCAATCGGGTGAATCGTACTTACATATGCTTTATTGTATTTTACGGCTTGACTCATAGCAAACTTAACCATAGGGTTGTCGCTTTGAATAGAACAACCTACACTTACAATAAAGTCACTACCGCTTACATCTTTTAGAGTTGCATTATATTGGGATATATTTGCAGTCGATGAAAAACTTTCCATAAACTCCTGGAATTTTTTTGCTTCGTCGTTAACAAGATTAAATCCAAATTTTTTCTTTAACTCGTTTAACAAATATGCTTCTTCATTTGTAATATTAGAAGTAAATATTACGTTTTTGGCAATTTTAAAATTTTCAACTGCATCTGCAAAAGAATCTTCATCTTTATTTAAAACTCTATTTTCAAAATCAAATCCAAATCTACCGCCACCGCAAAGACTTGAAAATTCAAACTCGTTTGTAACTCTTCTAACCGTACCTTCTTTTACTTCATAGTTAAGTGAACATGCACTTGAACAATGTGAACATGAAGACGGAACTTGTTTTAACTCCCATGCATTTGATGAATACTTAAACTCCGTAGATGCCATCGCTCCAA
The genomic region above belongs to Sulfurimonas lithotrophica and contains:
- a CDS encoding 2Fe-2S iron-sulfur cluster-binding protein, which produces MIKFKINGTEFSANKGETILEVARANGIYIPTMCYLPKATPSASCRMCSVEVEGQEGFVLSCNTPPVEGIEVRTDSDALYKERQNIMKMYNVNHPLQCGVCDKSGECELQNKTLEFGVAEQNFAVRDQSRKKKKWGVHTYDPALCILCEKCTVVCNETVGNEALFIKPGGYKSHIDINLANCIQCGECISVCPVGAMASTEFKYSSNAWELKQVPSSCSHCSSACSLNYEVKEGTVRRVTNEFEFSSLCGGGRFGFDFENRVLNKDEDSFADAVENFKIAKNVIFTSNITNEEAYLLNELKKKFGFNLVNDEAKKFQEFMESFSSTANISQYNATLKDVSGSDFIVSVGCSIQSDNPMVKFAMSQAVKYNKAYVSTIHPIEETPIANVISQYIKNEVGSEEAALAMLADMLVEDKSSQEEFFDSLDLGYLSGESNISEEELDVLKLKYARVKKPVLVLGEDVINHPRSANIAAIAGYLQKNEIFKVLIIPTLTNTLGVSMICDLDKAQEGLSIGYNVKADYTLSAKSEGDLDMPALNQQEGTFVNIDKDLVVLNAAADYEGYELNDIANALGLKAENVIEYTSKLGFKEIDFDDLDNYYDNVGNAHRGYRIEPVKNRKRPKLQEVDDLAEYNGSVVYSRNPLSHFNVFTKDCKQLKDKPDLIGSEQFAIAAKIKSGDNVRFSVDGVEFTRHFKVDRRMKGTVAYNPTFDVDAKSASYRYTQVKLEVINE